A window of Mustelus asterias unplaced genomic scaffold, sMusAst1.hap1.1 HAP1_SCAFFOLD_203, whole genome shotgun sequence genomic DNA:
AGTGCTGTCCTCCATACACTGAAAAAGATACACAGAACATGGGTAAGATGCAAAGCAAAGATCTACAAGGGCGACACCAGATCTGAGAGGTTATAACTATCAGGGGAAAGTGAACAGGCTTTTCTCCAgcgaagattgaggggtgacctgattgaggtctttaaaattctggCGGTGTTTGACAGACGTAGAGAAAGGAAATGTTTGCCTTTATCGGCCGGACTAGGTGGAGGAGCCAGCAAGAAAAAATATAAAACAGTCACTCGTAAATCCAGTCGGGAACTCgggagaaacatctttacccagagagtggggaggatgcggaactcgctcccatgggggcggtggggggggggggggggggatgggtggtggggtgggtgggtggaggggggagggtgggtggtggtgggcgggggggggtgaataCATGGAGAGTCTGGAAACATGTTGAGGTAGAAAGGAATAGAATGATAGCTGGGccttactcattggagtttagaagaataagaggcgaccttattgagacatatcggattctcagggggtttgacagggtcgatgctgagaggctgtttccccttgtgggagagtctgggaccagagggcagaatctcagagtgagggggtcgcccattgaagacagagatgaggaggaatttcttctctcagaggggagtgaatctgtggaattctttcccgcagagggctgtagaggctgggtcattcagtatgttcatggctgagatagagagatttttaatcagtcagggaatcgagggttatggggataaggcgggaaaatggagttgaggattatatcagatcagccacgctctcattgaacggtggagcagattcgatgggccgaagggcctacgtCTGCTGCTACATCTTGTGGTCTTCTGTTGACAGGAGGAGACTCACCTGGTATAATCTGTAGGATTGAGGGGTCTGTTtctgcctccccgcccccccccactgtaCCCCAGAGTCCATCACTTGTCTGTAGCCTCATTTTCTGTACATCCAGCAATTGTTTCTCTCCTGTGCTGAAGATCTTTATTTCGATCCAGACTCGGAGGAATGCGCTGAAGAGGAGACGTTTGAAACACAGAAGGCAGAAACCTCGGAGGGATTTCCGGACCCCCAGCAGCGGGCTGTCCAAAGAGTGCCTGCAGGTAGGTGCgaggattttcacccagaggggcaCCGAGGGCTCCAACAGAACAGAAGCAGCCACCTCGGAGTGTGCCTTCCCGCAAAACTCTGCCTCCTTCTCATAACtcacaccaaatcccattcacccgTCGTCCCTGTGCTGACCCATGTGGACATGTTTATGAATGAGattggaacagtgtaggttagatgggttttagattggtttcactggtcggcgcaacatcgaaggccgaagggcctgtactgcgctgtaatgttctatgactcTGAGTCCAGCAAGGCATCCATTTAACACTTCTCCCTTCATGACCTCAactctgtgatctcctccaatCCCGCAACGCTCCGAGATCCCTCTGCTTTGCCCAATTCCAGcctctttttaaaatgtaatcaTTTCCTGGGAcgtgggctgggccagcatttattgcccatccctaattgccccttgaactgagtgtctcacttgtccatttcagaggacagttaagattcacccacattgctgtggctctggagtcacatgtaggccagaccgggtaaggacagcagattttgtgggatggcacgggggcacagtggttagcaccgctgcctcacagcgccaaggacccgggttcaattttggccttgggtgacgtctgtgtggattttgcacattctccccatgtctgcgtgggtttcctctgggtgattggccatgctaaattgaccctagtgtctggggattagcaggggaaatgcatggggttacgggaatagggtctgggtgggattgtggtcggtgcagactcgatgggtcaaatggtctccttctgcactatagggattctgtgattctatgatttcttcctctaaaggatattggtgaaccaaTAGGTTCTTAACACAAGTGATGATAGTTGTCTTGGTTGCCatgactgagactagctttatagaacaaagaacaaagaacaaagaaaattacagcacaggaacaggcccttcggccctccaagtctgcaccgaccatgctgcccgacttaactaaaccccctacccttccagggaccataaccctctattcccatcctattcatgtatttgtccagaccccccttaaaagtcactaccgtatccgcttccactacctcccccggcaacgagttccaggcacccaccactctctgtgtaaaaaatctgcctcgtacatctcctttaaaccttgcccctcgcactttaaacctgtgccccctagtaattgactcttccaccctgggaaaatagcttctgactatccactctgtccatgcccctcgtaatcttgtagacttctatcaggtcgcccctcaacctccgtcactccagtgagaacaaaccaagtttctccaacctctcctcatagctaatgccctccataccaggcaacatcctggtaaatcttttctgtaccctctccaaagcctccacatccttctggtagtgtggcaaccagaattgaacactatattccaagtgcggcctaactaaggttctataaagctgcaacatgacttgccaatttttaaactcagtaccccggccgatgaaggcaagcatgccgtatgccttcttgactaccttctccccctgcattgccactttcagtgacctgtgtacctgtacacccagatccctttgcctatcaatgctctgaagggttctgccatttactgtatatttcctatctgtattagaccttccaaaatgcattacctcacatttgtccggatatattccaaatttattaactgaatctaaattccaccagctgccgtggtgggatttgaacccgtgtccccagagcattagcctgggcctctggattactaacccagtaaTTATTGTCTTAATATTTCCTCCTCTTACATATCCTTGATTTTTACCGCTCCACTTCTGGCAgccgtgctttcagctgcctaatccccgagctctggaattccctccataaacctccccacctcactctgtgcctttaagatgctccttaaacccCATCCCTTTGACCAAACCCTTGGTCACCTGTCCAACTATCTGATTATGTGTCTCAGCGTCACCTCAAAGATGCTCAAAGGAGCAATGACCCTTTCGTGTGACCTCAATGATTCCACACGTCCTTACACAACGTTCTTTTGATTTGACTCCGTGGTCCACGCGAGTTTATTGTTTTAACGTtctctgggtgtgggtgctgctgCCAGAATTGGAATTTCTGTCTCACCCGTTATTTTCGAGTGGGTTGGGGGCACTGGGAGGTGATGGTAAAACATTTTTAACTGCTGGGGTGCTTTGCAGTGGTTTTGATGGACCTGTGTGTGTTCAcgggaccatagaaccatagaaaggttacagcacagaaggccattctgcccattgtgtcctTGCCAGCCCGAGGATACCCATGTTCCCCTTCTACTGCGTCTCTCTGTCTTCACCCCTTATGCGGTCTGCTGTGGCTTTGTGGATGGAGTTCTTGCCTCCgagccagagggttgtgggttggGGTGCCCCACTCCAGCTGCTCCTGGTGTGGTATGGAGCGAGTGCATCACCCCCCTACCTGCTGTCTTTCAGATCCTGTCTGACCCCTCAGGAGGTCAAAGATCCCACGGCACCATTTTGAACCGAAGCAGGGGAAACTCGTTCCCTGGCCAATACttttccctcaaccaacatcatgaagacagattatctggttagggttagggttatctcATCaccattgtgggatcttgctgtgtgtaaattggctgccactttACAAGTAAGTGTTATTGTctgtattggagtttagaagagtgggaggtgaccttattcaaacatataagatccagtAGGGGCTCGACAGAacggatggtgagatgttttcactaatggaagagtcttgaacaaggggacatagctacaagataaagagtcatagagtcatagaggtttacagcatggaaacaggcccttcagcccaacttgtccacgctgcccagtttttaccactaagctagtcccaattgccggcatttggcccatatccctctatacccatcttacttgtgtaactgtctaaatgctttttaaaagacaaaattgtacccgcctctactactacctctggcagcttgttccagacactcaccaccctctgtgtgaaaaaaattgccactcttaacccttctgtatctctcccctctcaccttaaaccgatgccctctagttttagaccccactacctttggggaaagatattgaccatcgagctgatctgtgccattcattattttacagatttctataaggtcacccctcagacccctgggctccagagaaaaaagtcccatctattcagcctctccctataactcaatccatcaagtcccagtagcatcctagtaaatcttttctgcactctttctagtttaataatatcctttctataatagggtgaccagaactgcacacagtattccaagtgcggcctcactaatgtcttgtacaacttcaacaagacttcccaactcttGTTGGCTGATTATTTAAAACTGAAGTGTGTAGAAcgttcttctcacagagggtgatgaatctctggaattctctgctccaaagggtgatgaaggctggatcattagaagtattcaaagtggaaaTGGATAAATAGGTTATATAAATAGATAAATGGATAGATAGGTTTAGGAATAGAGGGCgacggggaaatggcacagaaaaggaactGAGGCCGGctttcatcagccatgatcattgaaacatagaagataggagcaggaggaggccattcggcccttcgaggctgctccaccattcatcaccatcatggctgatcatccaactcaatagcctaatcctgctttttccccataacctttgatcccattcgccccaattgctatatccagccgcctcttgaatacattcaatgttttggcatcaactacttcctgtggtaatgaattccacaggctcacactctttggggaagaaatgtctcctcaactccgtcctaaatggtctaccccgaatcctcagactgtgacccctggttctggactcccccaccatcgggaacatcctccctgcatctaccctgtccagtcctgttagaattttataagtctctatgagatcccccctcattcgtctgaactccagcgaaaacaatcctaaccgagtcaatctctcctcaaacatcagtcccgccatccccggaatcagcctggtaaaccttcgctgcactccctcgagagcaagaacatccttcctcagaaaaggagaccaaaactgcacacaatactctcggtgtggcctcaccaaggccctgtataattgtattgagttggcttgaagggccgaatggtctactcctgattCTATTCCTTGTGTTGTTGTGAAGCACGTTGGGATGTCCCAGGTTTGTGAAGGGTGGTGTAGCAATGTCTCTCTCTAGGATTGCCCCCGCAGCGTTCTGCAGCCCCTCCCCGGGGGTTGGAGTCAGGAACTGATGTCACTAACTCTCTTCTTTCATCCTTTTGTCTACTCTCTAAGAAGGTGAATTTGAGAGTTTCACAGACACCACCCCGGAGAGCACACCCTCCTCGCTGTGGACCGCCCCCGATCAGCTGGTACCCTCGGGACACCCAGGCACAGGCCATTCGCCGGTGGACACTCGGAGCGTGCCGGGAGGAGGACGGAAAGAGGAGGGAGAATTCAGAGTCAGTCTTCGCCAGGACAGTCCAGCGTCGGAGGCCGCCAGGCAAGCAGCCAATGCTGAGATCAGGCACCTAGGGGTGGAGCCACTAATTCGAGCGTCTCGTTCTAATCTGGCCTATAGTAGCTGGGGGTCGGAAGACAGCTTGTCTGTTGCTAGTGATGCGTACGGGAGCATGTTCAGCCTGTATAGAGGGAAAGCCTTGTCGATACCTGCGTAAGTACAACACTCCTTCTGGAGTCaatccctctccacccaccctccaaacatCTTCATCCAGAAGACCACCTTTCATTCTGGGGGAGTGGTTTCCATTTTTATCCAGgtttccattctctctctctctccctctctctccttccctccctccctcctcccctccctccctccttccctgcctctctccctccctctctctccttctccctccttctccctcactccctctccctcgctctccctccctccctctccatcgctctcactccctccctccctctccctccctctctctgcccctccctctccctccctcgccctccctctctctttccctctccctccctctccctctctctccctctctctcccactccctccctctccctccctctctccctccctctctctccttctccctccttctccctccctccctctccctcgctctccctccctccctctccatcgctctcactccctccctccctctccctccctctctctgcccctccctctccctccctcgccctccctctctctttccctctccctccctctccctctctctccctctctctcccactccctccctctccctccctctccctccctccctccctctctctccctccctccctccctctctctccctccctccctccccctccctccctccctctccctccctctccctccctccctctctctctctccctctctctccctctctctccctctctctccctctctctccctccctccctctctctccctctctctccctctctctccctccctctccctccctctctctccctccctccctctctctccctctctctccctccctccctccctctctctccctctctctccctctctctccctccctccctctctctccctctctctccctccctctccctccctctccctccctccctctccctccctctctctccctccctccctctctctccctccctccctctccctccctccttccgccCCACTGAATTTTTCAGACATTTTATGCAGGAACTCCCTTTATTTTTTCACTGTCTGCTGCAAATTATTTTTCCATGATCCTTTTCATATTTCCCCCCAGATTGTGAAAACAGTAACTTTTTGAGGAACTCAATTTCTTGATCAAAGTTAATGACAGCCAGGTGTTTACAAGTTGTTGCTGGGATGTGTGCCAGACCCAGCGTTCATTCTCCATCCGCAACtgcccctggagaaggtggtgctgagctgccttcttgaacccgccgcagtccgtgtggtgtaggtacatccacgctgctgttagggagggaattccaggatttgacccaacgacagtgatatatttccaagtcaggatggtgagtggcttggaggggaacttgcaggtggtggtgttcccatgtatctgctgcccttgtccttctagatggaagtggtcatgggtttggaaggtgctgttgaaggatctttggtgaatagcTGTGGTGCATCTTGGAGACAGTACATGTTGCTCCTTTGGATATATAGATTAATGACTTGGTTTTTGTATACAGGCCAGCAATACACAGCACAGAAATGATACCAAATATTGATCTGTAACAAACACTGAGGTTAGGAACAGACTTCAGGAAGTTGTCAGCAGAATAGTGGAGACGTGGCGAgtgcaacttagaatcatagaatccctacagtacagagggaggccattcagcccactgagtctgcaccacaatcccacccaggtcctatccccttagccTCACGTAtttattcccctgacactaaggggcaatttagcatggccaatctacctaacgtgcacatctttggactgtgggaggaaaccggagcacccggaggaaacccacgcagacacggggagaacgtgcagactccacacagacagtgacccaagccgggaatcgaacccgggtgcctggcgctgtgaggcagcagtgctaacccactgtgccaacgtgccacctgaAAGTATAAAGAGGTGTGTTTCGGTGGGGAGAATGAGGTGCGATAATCTGAACTAAACGGGAGAGTTTTAAAccaggtgcaggaacagagggacctggtggTGTCTGGACACAAATCGATGAAGCTGGCAGAACGAGGTGAGAAGGGTTTTAAACAAGGATGTTGGATTCACAGAAtctttactgtgcagaaggagaagaagactcgatgggccaaatggcctccttctgcactgtcaggattgcaTGAATTCTTCAGAGAACCAGGGGCAATACGaggcaacatttattacccagcgagttgttgtgacctgggaggcactgcctgaaaggacggtggaagcagattcaagcgGGACTTTCAACAAGAGGAATCGGAGGAATGCTGGAAATAATTGCAGGGTTCTGGGAAAGAGCAAGGGAGGGAAtcagatgggctgaacggcctcctctgCGGCATCGTTCTATCAGGctgcagggtcagtgctgggagagggaaagagggttgagtgtgagagactgtagCACGGATTAAAGCATCTGTAAATGAGAAAGGAATCGAGTTCCCTTCTGGTTAATGATCCTTTGTCTCAGACTTTCTCCTTTTGGTTTTTCTGCTCTCTGTTCACTGGACACGTCAGAGGCCTTCCACCCCCAGCTCCTGCATGACCTCACTAACCTCGCTGCTGCATCTTGacctgtgtgtctctgggtgacggGTTTTAAACAGGCCGTTCTTCACTGAGGTGCCACTGCTGATGTCCACAACCACCATATTGTTTATTATATCGCCTGGATCTGCGCAGAAACTACCCTCGTTCCCATGTGTGTAACTGTTCGTTCTCTCTCAGTCCTTTAATACGTCGACTCCGTGTGATCACTCTGGCTTCCAgttccttgatgtggagatgccggcgttggactggggtaaacacagtaagaagtttaacaacaccaggttaaagtccaacaggtttatttggtagcaaaagccacacctgaagaaggggcttagagcttcgaaagcttgtgtggcttttactaccaaataaacctgttggactttaacctggtgttgttaaacttcttactgttccttctgcagctttgtaagaagtctcacaacaccaggttaaagtccaacaggtttatttggaatcacgagctttcagagcgctgctccttcattacttgcctgaggaaggagcagcactccgaaagctcctgattccaaataaacttgttggactttaacctggtgttgtgggacttcttactgtgtttaccccagaccaacgccggcaactccacatcattctgcAGCTTTGTTTACTTTCCTCTGAGTCCAAACCCAGGATTAACTGATCAAGTAGAGTGAGCATCAGTAGTAAACGGACTCACGTAATCAAACACACAACAATTGGACATTGCACCAAACGGCACAGGATGCCACCTGGACCATCACAGGGCCCCAGAATCAGCCACGCCCATGTCTCTGTGTAACACCAACAGGGACTCGGTTGGTCACATAGTCTCCTTGCCAGTGCTGGTTAACGTTAGCGACAGCCGGGGTCCAGAGAGGAGCCAGGGTCCAGGGAGCAGCCGGGGTCCAGAGAGCGGCCGGGGTTCGGGGAGTAGCCGGGGTCCAGAGAGGAGCCGGGGTCCAGAGAGGAGCCGGGGTCCAGGGAGGAGCCGGGGCTCAGAGAGTAGGGAGCCGCTCCCTCGGAGCCAGAGAGTCATAGctacaagtcccactccaggggacACAATCCAGACCAACACACCCAGGATTCCAGTGCCGTACTCAGGGGgtgtcacactgtcggggggggggggtatcatCTTTTAGGTGAggtgcaattcatagaatccgatAGAATTTCATTGAATCCTTAcattgcagaagcaggccattcagcccatcgagtctgcaccgtctctctaACAGAGCCctcaccccgccctatccctgtaaccccacacacttaccatggccaatccccctaaccagcacatctttggactgtgggaggaaaccggagcacccggaggaaacccacgcagacacggggagaacgtgcaaactccgcacagacagtgacccgaggctggaattgaacccgggtccctggcgctgtgaggcagcagtgctaaccactgtgctgccgtcctatctctttccaaataGGCAGTCAGAAcgtcagatataggagcagaagcagaccattcggcccatcgagtctgctccgccattcaataagatgatgacttatctaatgtgataatcctcaactccactttcctgctttagccccataaccctcgattccctgaccGATTAAATATTTGCGCGAGTTGGTGATCAGGTCCCTGGGATATGAGTGAACTCTGAGCCCTTCAGTGTCAGCACATTGCAATCTCTTCCTGGATAGTGCGCTGCCTGATCCTGGCGCTGATTAAAGGTGGGAACATTGGACTGGTCATTGTCGAGTGGCGCACTGGTGAAGAATGTTCCGGAATCCCCTCGCTCACACAGGCACCTTTAAGTGATTTGTCTCTCGTCTCCTTTCCTTCCAGGGATCTTTGTGAGACCACGTTCGTGAGGAGTCAGCTGGACAGCGCCCTCGAGCCCCCCCTCAAGTGGGAGACCATGGCCCAGAACCAGGGCTCGCAGCAAGGAGCCCCCAGGACAACTGGACTCCCTCCGACCTCCCTGAAAACCCGGCCTGCCAGCCCCAAAGCCTCCCGCGCCGGCCTACCCCAGCCGACGACCCCGCTGACCCCGCGCCGGAAACTCTCCACACCCGCCGAGTACCGGGACACCGTCCCTTCGGAGTACGAGGACAAGGTCAAGAGGCCGAAGGTGTGGCCTGGCGCGGGCGACCAGCTGGCGGTGCTGGAGCAGACGCGGAGGGCCAGCTCGTGTAGCACCTCGCCCACGCACTCCCGCTCGGGCTCCAGAACCTTCGACAGGATGAGGTACCTGGAGACGTTCCCCGAGAGGAGGCGGAGCTTCGAGCTGGCGGACGGGCAGCCCTGGCCCGGCTTCCGGAAGTCCCGGTCATTCGATCACGCCGACCAGCGGGAAGGCAGGGGAAGGCCGTCCTTCTCGGACCTGCTGGAGAGCGAGGGGCGCGGGCTGCTGCGGGCAGACAGCGGCAGCGCCGAGCAGAAGCGTTTGTTCTTCCGGCAGAAGGCGGCCTCCTTCGACGAGCGGGGAAAGTACGCCTCCCGGGCTCGCGACGTCGAGCTCAAGATCTCGGAGGAGTTGAGCCGCATCAAAAAGACCGCCATGTGCTCAGCGGTGAGGCCGGTGCTGAGGTCCCCCGTCCTGGAACGCGCCGTGAACCGCGAGCTCTCCTCACGGAAAGCCTTGACTGTTCAGCGGATCGAGCCTCTCTCCATCAAGGTGCTGCAGTGGCCGGGCCTGCGGAGTCCCGAGAGAACTCAACCTGAGCCCACGCCCTCGTCCGTCCCCCGCAAGCCTCTGCAGAGAGGCCTGGCCACCGTCACCGGCGAGTCGGAGGATCTGGAATCCCTCCGCAGAGAGAAGGCCAGAGCACAAGAGGCGGCAACCAATCACTTTGATCAacggtcggggcgggaggggacaGGAGAACAACCAACGCAAAGTCCGCAGCCTCCAACTCAACCTCCGAGTCACCCCCAACCTGTCCTGGAGAGAGTCGAGAAGGTAACTTCAAGTTCCGAGTCGCGAGCCCCAATCACCATCTCTCTGGCAGGCCGGGACAAGCCGGAAGCCCCTGCAGAGGGCAGGTGGAAGGTCAGAGCGCCATCGCCCCATTTCAGGGAGGCCACTGATTCGCTCAAGGCCGGGCTGGAGCGCCTGGAGGGCGCCAGATTGGAGCTGCAGCCAGGCGACGCTGCCCCACAACTAGGCCTCGCCCCCCTCAGCCCCGCCTGCGCCACAGTCACACGGGGCCCCGGCACCCCCATCCACCCGGGCCTGAAAACCGCAGTCAGCGAAAAGAAAGACACAGAAACGGGGGATTTGAAAGGAGAGACCAGACCGTTACTGCGGGAGAAATCAGGCCGGAAAACTCCCAGAGGAAAATCCAAGAAATCTCGCCCCACGTCTCCGGAGCTCGGTAAGGAGA
This region includes:
- the LOC144485641 gene encoding striated muscle-specific serine/threonine-protein kinase-like, whose amino-acid sequence is SEECAEEETFETQKAETSEGFPDPQQRAVQRVPAGEFESFTDTTPESTPSSLWTAPDQLVPSGHPGTGHSPVDTRSVPGGGRKEEGEFRVSLRQDSPASEAARDLCETTFVRSQLDSALEPPLKWETMAQNQGSQQGAPRTTGLPPTSLKTRPASPKASRAGLPQPTTPLTPRRKLSTPAEYRDTVPSEYEDKVKRPKVWPGAGDQLAVLEQTRRASSCSTSPTHSRSGSRTFDRMRYLETFPERRRSFELADGQPWPGFRKSRSFDHADQREGRGRPSFSDLLESEGRGLLRADSGSAEQKRLFFRQKAASFDERGKYASRARDVELKISEELSRIKKTAMCSAVRPVLRSPVLERAVNRELSSRKALTVQRIEPLSIKVLQWPGLRSPERTQPEPTPSSVPRKPLQRGLATVTGESEDLESLRREKARAQEAATNHFDQRSGREGTGEQPTQSPQPPTQPPSHPQPVLERVEKVTSSSESRAPITISLAGRDKPEAPAEGRWKVRAPSPHFREATDSLKAGLERLEGARLELQPGDAAPQLGLAPLSPACATVTRGPGTPIHPGLKTAVSEKKDTETGDLKGETRPLLREKSGRKTPRGKSKKSRPTSPELAESSDDSYVSAGEDPLEPPVFEISIADTLVTVGASVLLKCIVTGTPIPQVSWKKDGELLKTSQTHVLKAEGERHTLFIPSASTLDGGLYSVSAANEVGLASCCASVQVRADSTADRRSLPIPTELYSPITSDEEYLSPLEEPVDLTYKGKQALRLPEICEQQSVYEPQSVIETHFKAPPSFQVPLSDQVAVEGQNISLTVCVLGEPKPIIYWLRNREPVKVDSRHYVLEGENGRFHLNIVSVQRSDSGMYSCKAINEYGTKQCDGKLEIKGESRIILL